The Lujinxingia sediminis genome contains a region encoding:
- a CDS encoding type II secretion system protein GspG yields the protein MKTMKRREEMVRAAASIKSARGMTLVEIMIVITIMASIMGVVGVFVFGAIDKANEREATIEIQQLSQLVNTFYLTTSPNRLPNELSELTQGPAPLTKEVKADPWGNDYVYVKSGNRDFEIFSVGPDGSEGTEDDVRAE from the coding sequence ATGAAGACGATGAAGCGACGTGAAGAGATGGTTCGGGCGGCGGCCAGCATCAAGTCGGCCCGGGGTATGACGCTGGTGGAGATCATGATCGTGATCACGATCATGGCCTCGATCATGGGCGTGGTCGGTGTGTTCGTGTTCGGCGCGATCGACAAGGCCAACGAGCGCGAAGCGACCATTGAGATCCAGCAGCTCAGCCAGCTGGTGAACACCTTCTACCTGACGACCTCGCCGAACCGCCTGCCCAACGAGCTCAGCGAGCTGACCCAGGGCCCGGCGCCGCTGACCAAAGAAGTCAAAGCTGATCCCTGGGGCAATGATTACGTCTACGTGAAGAGCGGAAACCGCGACTTTGAGATCTTCAGCGTGGGTCCCGACGGTAGCGAAGGCACCGAAGATGACGTGCGTGCGGAGTAA
- a CDS encoding type II secretion system protein GspJ, which yields MRGPRIVRHRAGFTLIEVMITLAILAGLTALTWASVSQIFVTRDAVDERFERYQLVRLAMNRMANEIAQAYVAGPQHGGEIIPGEEALYEGDEEQMAMQLREPVQFGMIGRDDEISFTAFAHVRVLEDERASQHTQIGYELRREVNEEGDVVNRLVRRSHTAFVDDILSGGVVHTMIPEVESLEFEYWDPGPVKIGSAREVAQGRWVSEWDTTRRDHAGRLPTRVRITLTMPALGPRGQSEVFTTQATLGMTELLEY from the coding sequence ATGAGAGGGCCGCGCATCGTGCGACATCGGGCGGGATTTACGTTGATCGAGGTGATGATCACGCTGGCCATCCTCGCCGGGCTTACGGCGCTGACCTGGGCTAGCGTCTCGCAGATCTTTGTGACGCGGGATGCGGTTGATGAGCGATTTGAGCGCTACCAGCTGGTGCGTCTGGCGATGAATCGCATGGCCAATGAGATTGCTCAGGCCTATGTGGCCGGGCCGCAGCATGGTGGGGAGATCATTCCAGGCGAAGAGGCGCTCTACGAGGGGGACGAGGAGCAGATGGCGATGCAACTTCGCGAGCCGGTGCAGTTCGGAATGATCGGTCGCGATGATGAGATCAGCTTTACGGCCTTCGCCCATGTGCGGGTGCTCGAAGATGAGCGTGCCAGCCAACACACCCAGATCGGCTACGAGCTGCGCCGCGAGGTGAACGAGGAGGGCGATGTGGTCAATCGCCTTGTGCGGCGCTCCCACACCGCCTTTGTCGACGACATTTTGAGCGGCGGGGTCGTGCACACGATGATCCCGGAGGTGGAATCGCTGGAATTTGAGTACTGGGATCCGGGACCTGTGAAGATCGGCAGCGCGCGTGAGGTCGCCCAGGGGCGCTGGGTCAGCGAGTGGGATACGACCCGACGCGATCATGCCGGGCGACTTCCCACCCGGGTGCGCATCACGCTGACGATGCCAGCGTTGGGGCCCCGGGGGCAGTCGGAGGTCTTCACCACCCAGGCCACCCTGGGGATGACCGAGCTTCTGGAGTACTGA
- a CDS encoding pilus assembly FimT family protein: MIKTRAHRMARGTRGSGARRRGARGMTLVEILVVLMIVAGVMGAGVSMMGALTKSQLREEAMRLTSVIKYAYNQAALNNTQYRLVLNLETGEYFTEMTEAPVVAAQPDEDAFAEGLLPEEARELEEQHRQNKRSLFDKSEDDPFGISRRVGYERAEEAVVELTALRNGVRFESVRLAGREQPLTQGRAALRFFPNGFQQEAVIVLRDEEGSRFSLVTEPLTGRVKIYSGDWEPDRDFGEEERDD, encoded by the coding sequence ATGATCAAAACGCGAGCACATCGCATGGCCAGGGGGACCCGAGGTTCGGGTGCCAGGCGTCGCGGTGCGCGCGGGATGACGCTCGTCGAGATCCTGGTGGTGCTGATGATCGTGGCCGGTGTGATGGGCGCGGGCGTCTCGATGATGGGTGCGCTGACCAAAAGTCAGCTTCGCGAGGAGGCGATGCGGCTGACCTCGGTGATCAAGTACGCCTACAACCAGGCGGCGCTCAACAACACGCAGTACCGGTTGGTGCTCAACCTGGAGACGGGGGAGTATTTTACCGAGATGACCGAAGCGCCGGTGGTGGCCGCGCAGCCCGATGAGGATGCGTTCGCCGAGGGGTTGCTTCCGGAGGAGGCGCGCGAGCTTGAGGAGCAGCATCGCCAGAACAAGCGCTCGCTCTTCGATAAGAGTGAGGACGACCCCTTCGGGATCAGCCGGCGCGTGGGCTATGAGCGCGCCGAGGAGGCGGTGGTAGAGCTGACCGCGCTTCGTAACGGCGTGCGTTTTGAGAGCGTGCGTCTGGCCGGTCGGGAGCAGCCATTGACGCAGGGACGCGCCGCGCTGCGCTTCTTCCCCAACGGGTTTCAGCAGGAGGCGGTCATTGTGTTGCGCGATGAGGAGGGCTCGCGCTTCAGTCTTGTGACCGAGCCGCTGACAGGTCGGGTGAAGATCTACAGCGGGGATTGGGAGCCCGACCGCGACTTTGGCGAGGAGGAGCGCGATGATTAA
- the gspF gene encoding type II secretion system inner membrane protein GspF, whose protein sequence is MPVYEYKGLNKAGKTVKGILDAESQNALRQALVARGIFVTEVFEGKGSRAAGGSGDVDFRKMLERVTLSDIAVLTRQMATLIRAGIPLVEALNALTDQAEKEELKRTLSDVRRKVNEGSSLANALSDHPKHFSNLYINMVKAGESSGNLDMVLSRLTDFLDAQIELRGKVIGAMIYPVLMMVVGIVVLGLIFTFVIPKVTSIFEDQGAALPWITSVLIGISNILSGYWFVVFPLLIGVVVGFVQWKRTEKGTRQWDRFILKTPVVGPLVRMIAISRFASTLATLLASGVPLLTAMDIVKNILGNTRLVEVIEDARVNIREGESIAQPLKRSGEFPPLVTHMIAVGEASGQLEEMLENVAISYTQQTDIRIQAMTKILEPIMIVGLGVAVAVIVFAVMMPILKLNQTVM, encoded by the coding sequence ATGCCGGTTTACGAATACAAAGGGCTGAATAAGGCCGGGAAGACGGTCAAGGGGATCCTCGACGCCGAGAGTCAGAACGCGCTTCGTCAGGCGCTGGTGGCGCGCGGGATCTTTGTGACGGAGGTCTTCGAGGGCAAAGGCTCGCGGGCGGCCGGCGGCAGCGGTGATGTGGATTTTCGCAAGATGCTGGAGCGGGTCACGCTCAGCGACATCGCCGTGCTCACCCGCCAGATGGCCACTCTGATTCGTGCGGGCATCCCGCTGGTGGAGGCGCTTAACGCGCTGACGGATCAGGCTGAAAAAGAGGAACTCAAGCGTACGCTCAGTGATGTGCGCCGTAAGGTGAACGAAGGCTCCAGCCTGGCCAACGCTCTGAGCGACCATCCCAAACATTTCAGCAACCTCTACATCAACATGGTCAAGGCCGGAGAGAGCTCGGGTAACCTGGATATGGTGCTCAGCCGGCTGACGGACTTCCTCGATGCGCAGATCGAACTTCGGGGCAAGGTGATCGGGGCGATGATCTACCCGGTCTTGATGATGGTGGTGGGCATTGTGGTGCTCGGGCTGATCTTTACCTTCGTGATTCCCAAGGTCACCTCGATCTTTGAGGATCAGGGGGCGGCGTTGCCCTGGATCACCTCGGTGCTCATCGGGATCAGCAACATCTTGAGCGGGTACTGGTTTGTGGTCTTTCCGCTTTTGATCGGGGTTGTGGTGGGCTTTGTGCAGTGGAAGCGCACCGAGAAGGGCACCCGTCAGTGGGACCGCTTTATCTTGAAGACGCCCGTGGTCGGGCCGCTGGTGCGGATGATCGCCATCTCGCGCTTTGCCAGCACGCTGGCCACGCTGCTGGCCAGCGGGGTGCCTCTTCTGACGGCGATGGATATCGTCAAAAACATTCTGGGGAACACCCGCCTGGTCGAGGTGATTGAAGATGCGCGAGTGAACATCCGCGAGGGTGAGAGCATCGCGCAACCCTTGAAGCGCTCGGGGGAGTTTCCGCCGCTGGTCACGCATATGATCGCGGTGGGTGAGGCCTCCGGGCAGCTCGAAGAGATGCTGGAGAACGTGGCGATCAGCTACACCCAGCAGACCGACATTCGCATTCAGGCGATGACCAAGATTCTGGAGCCGATCATGATTGTGGGGCTGGGTGTGGCGGTGGCGGTGATCGTGTTTGCCGTGATGATGCCCATTCTCAAGCTCAATCAGACGGTGATGTAG
- a CDS encoding type II secretion system protein GspK: MLRAIATITRSLLIVLDRPVASPLKGRPRGVALMVVLITLAILSTAVVEFAYSARVNLAMATNERDKLKSYYLAKSGMNLSRLLLSFQYALQDESRQTDDEMGQMIGRAMRRSNFQLYQYMDILLGPFNTGRVEIPLASIDLSAMGVNGFGEFTGNFDVEVTPEEGRIDINGFADEEIDEGDLLLLCAMMLDTRYDSIFEVKDEHGETMSRARVMERLIDFVDLDQEQITIGEDCTIQGSGGDEQRPYDRDDSEIEPRNARLTHVEEMYRIMGVSEAFMEVFGEAFTVYGVNRPNPNVASFPVFYAILCQNLELEGVDSQGQGLGSLCANNPMVSQQVMYFAMALDGVRAFFENPLSMFMAYVGSSESRLLPSAEVGQPVAYLRVSQLPEYIDDFKENPQIMAQFISYSPTYQLMVLENPQLAIEPMAPAFPAWAVSFNRQGLMRSISTNQSTIYRITSTGTYGSSKAEIEAVVDFGKTQRRTPDERLLEDQEEDSEEASELRTALREQREEMARGRVLYWRLR; encoded by the coding sequence ATGCTACGTGCGATCGCGACGATAACCCGCAGCCTTCTGATCGTGCTCGACCGCCCGGTGGCCTCGCCACTTAAGGGGCGTCCGCGTGGTGTGGCGCTGATGGTGGTGCTGATCACGCTGGCGATCTTGTCGACGGCGGTGGTGGAGTTCGCCTACAGCGCGCGCGTGAACCTGGCGATGGCGACCAATGAGCGTGACAAGCTCAAGAGCTACTACCTCGCCAAGAGCGGGATGAACCTCTCGCGCTTGCTCCTGAGCTTTCAGTACGCGCTGCAGGATGAGTCGCGTCAGACCGACGATGAGATGGGGCAGATGATCGGTCGGGCGATGCGCCGCAGCAACTTCCAGCTCTACCAGTACATGGACATTCTGCTGGGGCCCTTTAACACCGGGCGCGTGGAGATTCCGCTGGCGAGCATCGACCTGAGCGCGATGGGGGTGAACGGATTCGGGGAGTTCACCGGCAACTTCGATGTGGAGGTGACCCCGGAGGAGGGGCGCATCGATATCAACGGTTTTGCCGATGAGGAGATTGACGAGGGCGACCTTTTGCTCCTCTGCGCGATGATGCTCGATACGCGCTACGACTCGATCTTTGAGGTTAAAGACGAGCACGGTGAGACGATGAGCCGCGCCCGGGTGATGGAGCGGCTGATCGACTTTGTGGATCTGGATCAGGAGCAGATCACGATTGGCGAGGACTGCACCATCCAGGGCAGCGGCGGCGATGAGCAACGCCCCTACGATCGGGACGACTCGGAGATCGAGCCGCGCAACGCCCGGTTGACCCATGTCGAGGAGATGTACCGGATCATGGGGGTCAGTGAGGCCTTTATGGAGGTCTTCGGCGAGGCATTCACCGTCTACGGCGTGAACCGACCTAACCCCAATGTGGCGAGTTTTCCGGTCTTTTACGCCATCCTCTGCCAGAACCTGGAGTTGGAGGGCGTCGACAGCCAGGGGCAGGGACTGGGGAGCCTGTGTGCCAATAACCCCATGGTGAGCCAGCAGGTGATGTACTTTGCGATGGCGCTCGACGGGGTGCGTGCCTTCTTTGAGAACCCGCTCTCGATGTTCATGGCCTATGTGGGATCGAGTGAGAGTCGACTGCTGCCCTCGGCGGAGGTCGGTCAGCCGGTGGCGTACCTGCGGGTGAGTCAGCTGCCGGAGTACATCGACGACTTCAAAGAGAATCCCCAGATCATGGCGCAGTTCATCAGCTACTCGCCGACGTACCAGTTGATGGTGCTGGAGAACCCGCAGCTTGCGATCGAGCCGATGGCGCCGGCGTTTCCGGCCTGGGCGGTGTCGTTTAATCGGCAGGGGTTGATGCGCTCGATCTCGACGAATCAGTCGACGATCTACCGCATCACGAGCACCGGGACCTACGGCAGCTCCAAGGCCGAGATTGAGGCGGTGGTGGATTTTGGAAAGACCCAACGGCGCACCCCCGATGAGCGACTTCTGGAGGATCAGGAGGAAGACAGCGAAGAGGCCAGCGAGCTGCGTACAGCGCTGCGAGAGCAGCGCGAGGAGATGGCGCGCGGACGCGTGTTGTACTGGAGGTTGCGATAG
- the gspD gene encoding type II secretion system secretin GspD: protein MNQAVNKSRSGGRRRAMVGVIAGALVLAMAPQAFAQGAASSDEPAVLERNSRGESGQVRPAQGQQDQSQGQRQEQSWQEQFNLPPNFDPGFRARRTPANTRVTIDFRQSSLEDVVKFFSGAMNINFIIADSLQANKTITIMAPEEITLAEGYRAFLAALSMNGLTVVPMGNFLKIVESGAAISEPQRAYEGGDVIPNESRMVTAIVPVERAEVGEIQEVISNFLSSSASVVPYGSSLIITENAANLRRIQSMVERLDQGEGASNLYVYRVLHADATEVSERLKEIFDSGDGGGSSAQPQTAAQRRAAARARRASPNQGAEESASAESGTLDVQITEIIADERTNQLIIVSNERSFQRIREMIEILDVPTAVGGQVHVKFLEYASAEELSQTLSQLASGVQSQQNQRGGQAQRQPAADAATVGSILQGEVQITAYQPTNALVVVASPRDYVALERVIDQLDAPRRQVYVEAVIMEIGVDVDRQLEVGATSGLARDLGFLIPDQALASGAIESTQGFGLGSSNFGGLGELTEGGAGASLSLLGPILTVPGTAISLPAFALLLQASQSDNSINVLSTPSILTMDNEEAEIEVGDRIPIPRSAGVGGGLGSILGLGGLAGGAASGLSSALGGLGGAAGLLGGLGGGFLPQFDYEDIGIMLRIVPQINESDYVRLEVNQEVSDLKGAGGLTDGAPPTRTLRNISTTVLVRDQSTIVIGGLMRDVENETINKVPFLGDIPVVGLLFRNTSTRTTKQNLVLMLTPYIIEGEEDMQKIYERKMEERRELMRLFANRNMEYMATVNFQKKSGLVERMRRRLDSAVTQEEARQQVLEQFEDQGPRFRILGGSEAESAAPAEGTQTPAEGGEAPVDAQPAGEE from the coding sequence GTGAACCAGGCAGTAAACAAGAGCAGAAGCGGCGGGCGACGCCGCGCGATGGTTGGGGTGATCGCCGGAGCGCTGGTGCTGGCGATGGCGCCGCAGGCTTTTGCCCAGGGGGCGGCCAGCTCCGATGAGCCGGCGGTGCTGGAGCGAAACTCTCGCGGGGAGTCGGGCCAGGTGCGCCCGGCCCAGGGGCAGCAGGACCAGTCCCAGGGGCAACGCCAGGAGCAGAGCTGGCAGGAGCAGTTCAACCTGCCGCCGAACTTTGATCCGGGCTTTCGGGCGCGTCGTACCCCGGCGAATACGCGGGTGACGATCGACTTTCGTCAGTCCAGCCTGGAAGACGTGGTCAAGTTCTTCTCGGGAGCGATGAACATCAACTTCATCATCGCCGACAGCCTGCAGGCCAACAAAACCATCACGATCATGGCGCCGGAGGAGATCACGCTGGCCGAGGGCTACCGTGCGTTTCTGGCGGCCTTGAGCATGAACGGTCTGACGGTGGTGCCGATGGGCAACTTCCTGAAGATCGTGGAGAGCGGGGCGGCGATCTCCGAGCCGCAGCGTGCCTATGAGGGCGGCGACGTCATCCCCAATGAGTCGCGCATGGTCACCGCGATCGTGCCGGTGGAACGTGCCGAGGTCGGTGAGATTCAGGAGGTGATCTCCAACTTCCTCTCGTCGAGCGCCTCGGTGGTTCCTTATGGCTCCAGCCTGATCATCACCGAGAACGCCGCGAACCTGCGCCGGATTCAGTCGATGGTGGAGCGTCTTGACCAGGGCGAGGGTGCCTCAAACCTCTATGTGTATCGGGTGCTGCATGCCGACGCGACGGAGGTCTCGGAGCGGCTCAAGGAGATCTTCGACAGCGGCGACGGCGGCGGCTCAAGCGCCCAGCCCCAGACGGCCGCGCAGCGTCGTGCCGCGGCACGGGCGCGCCGCGCATCGCCCAATCAGGGGGCCGAAGAGTCCGCCTCGGCTGAAAGCGGCACGCTCGATGTGCAGATCACCGAGATCATCGCTGATGAGCGTACCAATCAGTTGATCATCGTCTCCAACGAGCGCTCCTTTCAGCGCATCCGCGAGATGATCGAGATCCTGGATGTGCCCACCGCGGTGGGCGGTCAGGTGCATGTGAAGTTTCTGGAGTACGCCAGCGCCGAGGAGCTCTCGCAGACCTTGAGCCAGCTGGCCAGCGGAGTGCAGTCGCAACAGAACCAGCGGGGCGGTCAGGCTCAGCGCCAGCCGGCCGCAGACGCCGCAACAGTCGGTTCGATTTTGCAGGGCGAGGTGCAGATCACGGCCTACCAGCCGACCAATGCGCTGGTGGTGGTGGCCTCGCCGCGTGACTACGTGGCGCTGGAGCGGGTCATCGACCAGCTCGATGCGCCGCGCCGCCAGGTGTACGTCGAGGCGGTCATCATGGAGATCGGCGTTGACGTCGACCGTCAGCTTGAGGTGGGTGCGACCAGCGGGCTCGCCCGGGATCTGGGCTTCTTGATCCCCGATCAGGCGCTCGCTTCGGGGGCGATTGAGAGCACGCAGGGCTTCGGGCTGGGCTCGAGCAATTTTGGCGGTCTTGGTGAGCTGACGGAAGGAGGGGCGGGCGCGAGCCTGAGCCTTCTGGGGCCCATCTTGACCGTGCCGGGGACGGCGATTTCGTTGCCTGCCTTCGCGCTCCTCTTGCAGGCAAGTCAGTCAGATAACTCGATTAACGTGCTGTCGACGCCGTCGATTTTGACGATGGATAACGAAGAGGCCGAGATCGAGGTTGGGGACCGCATTCCGATTCCGCGCTCGGCGGGAGTCGGTGGCGGGCTTGGAAGTATTCTCGGGCTTGGAGGGCTGGCGGGAGGCGCAGCCAGCGGACTGAGCAGCGCGCTGGGAGGGTTGGGCGGCGCGGCCGGGCTCCTAGGAGGACTCGGCGGAGGATTTCTGCCCCAGTTTGATTACGAAGATATTGGCATCATGTTGCGCATCGTTCCGCAGATCAACGAGAGCGACTACGTACGCCTGGAGGTCAACCAGGAGGTCAGCGACCTTAAAGGCGCCGGCGGTCTGACGGACGGGGCCCCTCCGACGCGGACCTTGCGCAACATCAGCACCACGGTGCTGGTGCGCGACCAGTCCACGATCGTTATTGGCGGGCTGATGCGCGATGTCGAGAACGAGACGATCAATAAAGTCCCGTTCCTGGGGGATATCCCGGTGGTGGGTTTGCTCTTCCGCAACACCAGCACGCGGACGACCAAGCAGAACCTTGTGCTGATGCTCACGCCCTACATCATCGAGGGTGAGGAGGACATGCAGAAGATCTACGAGCGCAAGATGGAAGAGCGCCGTGAGCTGATGCGTCTCTTTGCCAACCGCAACATGGAGTACATGGCGACGGTGAACTTCCAGAAGAAGAGCGGGCTTGTGGAGCGGATGCGGCGTCGTCTGGACAGCGCGGTTACCCAGGAGGAGGCCCGCCAGCAGGTGCTTGAGCAATTCGAAGATCAGGGACCGCGCTTCCGCATTCTGGGAGGCTCGGAGGCGGAGAGCGCCGCGCCGGCTGAGGGGACACAGACGCCCGCCGAGGGCGGTGAAGCGCCTGTGGATGCGCAGCCCGCGGGCGAGGAGTAA
- the gspE gene encoding type II secretion system ATPase GspE, translated as MYNRQPLGEILMQLGKLEPAGLQRGLKMQAEKGGRIGEVLRELELVSDEDVAMALSRQLDYPYEPKIEADAIDLMLLERLQLGWARDHGVLPFDMRRGHVLVATDDPLAVEVLDEVRFLTGMEALPVVVPTGALQEAINKAFDRKSRQLGAGLDELDEAENPHAEEASLDINDLLDAGDDDEAPVIRFVNSLFVQSVRERASDIHIEAGDKEITVRFRIDGVLKEVASPPKRFHSSIITRIKIMAGLNIAEKRLPQDGRIRIKMAGKDIDIRVATAPAVHGERITMRLLDKSAVLLNLRDIGMAEDHLRDMMRLIFRPHGIVLVTGPTGSGKTTTLYSALSEINSPDKNILTIEDPVEYQLEGISQMQVNPKIQLTFAAGLRSYLRHDPDVIMVGEIRDVETAEMAIQASLTGHLVFSTLHTNDAAGAFTRLTDMGVEPFLVSSTVICSLAQRLVRRLCGECKVAYQPTAEELAEVGLTPAVVAERTGGHLFKPGEDSECPNCLGLGYKGRMGIYEIMRVEDEVRRLVMNRADAGSIKKEAARQGMRSLRDDGALKILAGSTTIEEVMRVTQEDFAEA; from the coding sequence ATGTATAACCGTCAGCCACTTGGCGAGATCTTGATGCAGCTGGGCAAGCTGGAGCCTGCCGGGCTGCAGCGTGGCCTGAAGATGCAGGCTGAAAAGGGCGGTCGCATTGGCGAGGTGCTGCGCGAGCTGGAGCTCGTCAGTGATGAGGATGTGGCCATGGCCCTCTCGCGCCAGCTGGACTACCCCTACGAGCCCAAGATCGAAGCCGATGCCATCGACCTGATGCTCCTGGAGCGTCTGCAGCTGGGGTGGGCACGCGACCACGGGGTGCTTCCCTTTGATATGCGTCGCGGCCATGTGCTTGTGGCCACCGATGATCCCCTGGCGGTGGAGGTGCTCGATGAGGTGCGCTTTCTGACCGGTATGGAGGCGCTCCCGGTGGTGGTTCCCACCGGGGCGTTGCAGGAGGCGATCAACAAGGCGTTTGATCGCAAGAGCCGCCAGCTTGGCGCGGGCCTCGATGAGCTTGATGAGGCGGAGAACCCGCACGCTGAAGAGGCGAGTCTGGACATCAACGACCTGCTTGATGCGGGCGATGATGATGAAGCGCCGGTGATTCGCTTTGTGAACAGCCTCTTTGTGCAGTCGGTGCGCGAGCGTGCCAGCGATATTCATATTGAGGCCGGCGACAAAGAGATCACGGTGCGTTTTCGCATCGACGGGGTGCTCAAAGAGGTGGCCAGTCCGCCCAAGCGTTTTCACTCCTCGATCATCACGCGCATCAAGATCATGGCAGGGCTCAATATCGCCGAGAAGCGCCTTCCGCAGGATGGTCGAATTCGCATCAAGATGGCGGGCAAAGACATCGACATTCGTGTGGCGACGGCGCCGGCGGTGCACGGGGAGCGCATCACGATGCGTCTGCTCGACAAGTCGGCGGTGCTTTTGAACCTGCGCGATATCGGCATGGCCGAGGACCATCTTCGCGACATGATGCGGCTGATCTTCCGCCCGCACGGCATCGTTCTGGTCACCGGTCCCACCGGTAGCGGTAAGACGACGACGCTCTACAGCGCGCTCAGCGAGATCAACAGTCCGGATAAGAACATTCTCACGATTGAAGACCCGGTCGAGTACCAGCTCGAGGGCATCAGTCAGATGCAGGTGAATCCGAAGATTCAGCTGACCTTTGCCGCCGGTTTGCGCAGCTACCTTCGCCACGATCCGGACGTGATCATGGTCGGCGAGATCCGTGACGTGGAGACGGCCGAGATGGCGATTCAGGCCTCTTTGACCGGTCACCTGGTCTTCTCGACCCTGCACACCAACGACGCCGCCGGTGCGTTTACGCGACTGACCGATATGGGTGTGGAGCCCTTTCTGGTGAGCTCGACGGTGATCTGCTCGCTGGCGCAGCGTCTTGTGCGCCGACTCTGCGGGGAATGCAAGGTGGCCTACCAGCCCACGGCCGAGGAGCTGGCCGAGGTGGGGCTGACGCCGGCGGTGGTCGCCGAGCGTACCGGCGGGCATCTCTTTAAGCCGGGCGAAGACAGCGAGTGCCCCAACTGCCTGGGCCTTGGCTATAAGGGGCGAATGGGCATCTACGAGATCATGCGCGTGGAGGATGAGGTGCGCCGTCTGGTGATGAACCGCGCTGACGCCGGGTCGATCAAGAAGGAAGCGGCGCGTCAGGGCATGCGCAGCCTTCGCGATGACGGCGCTCTGAAGATTCTGGCGGGAAGCACCACCATTGAAGAGGTGATGCGCGTGACTCAGGAAGACTTTGCGGAGGCGTAG
- a CDS encoding type IV pilus modification PilV family protein yields MIKPWRTPREVGFTLVELLIALAILASMLTVLMGTVSQSGQQSIYASRLTNASLLARSKMTDLEYVLMEEGFSISDRAFSGDFSDEGYPDIRWEATVEPVEIPPEIEEEFMAQVNSQLFGGTDQQQGAMQGNAAFSAALPMLMAQIPVFVNQVGERVRRITLTVYFDYLGREQHIEVAQYVVDLEDNDFQMFGTPDEFSMDEGGR; encoded by the coding sequence ATGATTAAGCCGTGGCGCACACCTCGAGAGGTGGGCTTTACCCTGGTGGAGCTCTTGATCGCGCTGGCGATTCTGGCCTCCATGCTCACCGTCTTAATGGGTACGGTCTCGCAGAGCGGGCAGCAGTCGATTTATGCCAGTCGGCTGACCAACGCCAGCCTGCTGGCTCGCAGCAAGATGACCGACCTTGAGTATGTGCTGATGGAGGAGGGCTTCAGCATCAGCGACCGGGCGTTCTCGGGGGATTTCTCCGATGAGGGGTATCCGGACATCCGCTGGGAGGCGACGGTGGAGCCGGTGGAGATTCCGCCGGAGATCGAGGAAGAGTTCATGGCGCAGGTCAACAGCCAGCTCTTCGGCGGCACCGACCAGCAGCAGGGGGCCATGCAGGGCAACGCTGCGTTCAGCGCGGCGCTGCCGATGCTCATGGCGCAGATCCCGGTCTTTGTGAACCAGGTTGGCGAGCGGGTGCGGCGTATCACGTTGACGGTGTACTTCGATTATCTGGGGAGAGAGCAGCATATCGAGGTGGCCCAGTACGTGGTGGATCTGGAAGACAATGACTTCCAGATGTTCGGCACGCCCGACGAATTCTCGATGGACGAGGGGGGGCGATGA
- a CDS encoding type II secretion system protein GspG: MNTRRRQDEVVRALAGVTSARGMVPVPTMMVIGFITAVFVGLVGVFVFGATCPRPPELDANREIQQLSQLVNTFYLTNSPNRLPRELDELTQGAAPLTTEVSNDPWGTPYVYVKIDNREFEIFSAGRDGKAGTDDDVRPRYERRVVSGCAGQEILR, translated from the coding sequence ATGAACACGAGACGCCGACAGGATGAGGTGGTTCGGGCGCTGGCCGGCGTGACGTCAGCACGTGGGATGGTGCCGGTGCCGACCATGATGGTGATCGGCTTCATCACGGCTGTCTTCGTGGGCCTCGTCGGTGTGTTTGTGTTCGGCGCGACGTGCCCCAGACCTCCTGAACTCGACGCGAATCGCGAAATCCAGCAGCTCAGCCAGCTGGTGAACACCTTCTACCTGACGAACTCACCGAACCGCCTGCCCAGGGAGCTCGACGAGCTGACGCAAGGAGCGGCGCCGCTGACTACAGAAGTCTCCAACGATCCGTGGGGCACTCCTTACGTGTACGTGAAGATCGATAACCGCGAGTTTGAGATCTTCAGCGCGGGTCGCGATGGCAAGGCAGGCACCGATGATGATGTGCGTCCACGTTATGAGAGAAGGGTTGTGTCGGGATGCGCAGGCCAGGAGATACTAAGATGA